The Actinoplanes sp. N902-109 genomic interval CGGAGGCCCACGCCAGGTCGACCGGTTCCAGGTCGGGCCAGCCGGCGTCGAGGTCGGCGAGCAGCGGCTGGACCCGGTCGCCGAGGCCGGCGGCGTGCGCGCGGTGGGTGAGGTACGCCAGCAGGTCCGCCGATGCGTCGAGCGCGACCACCGACGCCTGCGGGAAGCGCCGGGCCAGCCCCAGCGTGCCGGTGCCCGAGCCGGCGCCGATGTCGAGGATCCGGCGGGTCTCCGGGGCCAGCCCGGACAGCCAGTCCATCAGGGTGCTGTGATAGTCGTGCAGGACCTCCGCGTCGAGGTCGAACATCTCCGCGGACGCCACGCCGAAACTGTGCGAGTGCTCGTGTGCCATGCCCGAACGGTAGCCGGGGATTGCGTCTCCGACATAGCATCTTGCGTATGAAGCAAGACGGTGATCTCGACGCTCTGATCCGCACCCGTATCCGGGCGATGCGGGTGGCCCGCGGCTGGTCGCTCGACGAGCTGGCCGCGCGCTGCTACCTCAGCCCGTCCACGCTCAGCCGGTTGGAGACCGGGCACCGGCGGATCGCCCTGGACCAGCTCACCCCGATCGCCCGCGCCCTGGGCACCACGCTCGACCAGCTCGTCGAGCCGGCCGACGACGGCGACGTGGTGATCCGCCCGCACCGCGACGACGGGCGCGGCATCACCACCTGGCTGCTCTCCCGGGAAGCCGGCCCGGCCGGTGTCACGGTGGCCAAGATGCGGATCACCCGGCCGGCCCCGTCGCGGCAGGCCATCGCCCAGCGCGTGCACCCCGGCCGGGACTGGTTCATGGTCCTGTCCGGCACCATCGAGCTGCTGCTGGGCGAGCGGACGATCATCGTACGGACCGGCGAGGCCGCCGAGTTCTCCACGATGGTGCCGCACGCCTTCGGTGCGCTCGACGGCCCCGCCGAGGTCCTCACCATCCTCGATCAGGAGGGGCAGCGCACCCACCTGACAAAGGGCGAGGGCTCAGCCGAACCACTCGCCGGCGAGTAGCGGTTCGGCCCCCGGCAAGCCGTCCACCACCCGCTCGGCGACCGGTTCCGGCGGCGCCTTCCGCCCGGTGACCGCGGCGATCTGCCCGAGCAGCGGCGCCGGCTGCAGCGGGACTGTCATGAGGAGACCTCCACGGTGGGCACCGCTGCGAGCAGGGCGCGGGTGTACTCGTGGGCGGGCCCGGCGAACACGGCTTCGACCGGGCCGGCTTCGACGACCCGGCCGGCCCGCATGACCAGCAGCCGGTCGGCGAGGTACCGCAGCACGCCGAGGTCGTGGGTGATGACCAGCAGTGCGGTGCCGTCGGTCGCGCGGATGTCCGCGAGCAGGTCCAGCACCTGCACCTGCACGGCGGCGTCGAGCGCGGACACCGGCTCGTCGCAGATGATCAGGCTCGGGCGCGGGGCGAGCGCGCGGGCGATGGCGACGCGCTGGCGCTGACCACCGGACAGCTGCCGCGGGAAACGGCTGAGGAACCGAGCATCCAGCCCGACCCGTTCGAGCAGCGGCAGCGGGTCCGCGCCGCGCGGCAACGCCTCGGCGACGATCCGGCGAACGGTCCAGCGCGGGTCGAACGAGGACAGCGGGTCCTGCGGGATCAGCTGCAGGTGGCGGCGCACCGGCCGGCGCCGCGCCTCCGGTACCCCGCTCCACGGCCGGTCCTCGAACATCACCGTGCCCGCGTCCGGCGCGTCGAGCCCGAACAGCAGCTGCGCCACCGTCGTCTTGCCCGAGCCGGACTCGCCGACCACGCCGAGGATCTCGCCACGGCCGATGGTGAATCCGACATCGTCGACCACGGTGTGCTTGCCGTACGTCTTGCGCAGCCCGTCCGCCCGCAGGACCACCCCGGGCCCCGGTACGGGGGCCGGGCGCCGTGCCGGTCTGCGGGGCGCCCGCGCCAGGACCGCCCGGGTGGCACCCTCCTCGACGATCAGCCCGTCCCGCAGCACCAGCACCCGGTCGGCGAGCCGGGCCACTACCGCCAGATCGTGGCTGATCAGCAGCAGCGTCTCCGCGGCGGCCCGGCGCTCGGCCAGCAGGTCCAGGATCTGTGCCTGCACGGTGACGTCGAGGGCGGTGGTGGGCTCGTCGGCGATCAGCAGCGGCGGGCGGGCGGCGATGGCCGAGGCGATCAGCGCCCGCTGGCGCAGCCCGCCGGATAGCTGATGCGGGTACTGCCGGGCGCGCCGTTCCGGTTCGGGCACGTGGACCTCGGCGAGCAGGCGTTCCGGGGTGTCCCGGCGGCGATGCACGCGCAGGCTCTCGGCGATCTCGGCACCGACCGTACGCAGCGGGTCGAGCGAGACCAGGGCATCCTGCAGGACCAGACCGGCGAACCCGCCCCGCAGCCGGCGCCAGTCGCGGCCGGTGCACCGGCGGACGTCGCGGCCGTTGAGCTCCAGGCGGGTGGCCTGCACGACGGCGCCCGGGCCGGCCAGCCCGACCAGCGTGCGCGCGGTGACGCTCTTGCCCGAGCCGGACTCCCCCACGATCGCCACGCACTCGCCCGCGCGGATCTCGAAGCTGATCCCCCGCAGTACCCGCGTCGTGCCGAACCCGACCCGCAGGTTCTCGACGCTGACCAGGATGTCGCTCACCGCGCCGCCTCCCGGCCCTCGAAGCGGTGCTGCAGATGCCGGCCGATGACGGTCAGCGAGATGACGGTGAGCGTGACGACCAGGCCCGGCAGCACCGAGGCCCACCAGGCGACCCGCAGGTAGCCGCGGCCGTCGGCGAGCATCGCGCCCCACTCCGGCGACGGCGGCTGCGCGCCCAGCCCGAGAAAGCTGAGCCCGGCGGCGGTCAGCACCGCCTCGCCCAGCCCGATCATCGCCAGCACCGGGACCGGCCCCAGCACGTTGGGCAGCACGTGCCGCAGCACCAGCCGCAGCCGGCTGTCGCCGAACGCCACGGCCTGGGTCACGTAGCCGGCCCGGCGCACCACCAACGTCTGGGCCCGCACCACCCGCGCGTAGTGCGGCAGCGTGGCGATCCCGATCGCCACCACCAGGCTGACACTGCCCGGCCCGGCGATCGCGATGAACAGCAGCGCCAGCAGCAGCAACGGGAACGCCGACAGCGCGTCGAAGCCGCGGGCGAGCACCTCGCCGGCGTACCGGTGGGACAGCCCGGCCAGCATGCCCAGCAGCATCCCGGCGGTCACCGCGACGGCCGTGGCAGCCGCAGCGATCGCCAGCGAGTGCCGGGCGCCGTACACCACCCGGCCGAACACGTCGCGGCCGAGCTGGTCGGTGCCGAACCAGTGCGCCCAGCTGGGCGGCTGCAGCACGGACAGCGGATCGGCGTGCAGCGGATCGGTGCCGAGCAGCGCCGGCCACGCCGCGGCCAGCGCCACCACCACCAGGAACAGCACGGCGCCCAGCCACCCCGGCGCACCCGCAGGTCCGCTTCGCCTGGCCGGCCCGGGTCCGCTCCGCACGGTCAGCTCCGGCGCAGACGCGGGTCGATCAGCAGGTAGGCGAGGTCGGCTGCGGTGTTGAGCAGGACGTACGCCAGCGCCGACAGCACCACGACGGCCAGCACCACCGGCATGTCCTTGCCGGTGACCGCCCGCAGGGTGACCTGGCCCAGCCCGGGCCGGCCGAACACCTGCTCGATGATCACCGCGCCGCCCAGCAGCACGCCGGCGAGCCAGCCGACCAGCGTGACCGCCGGCAGCAGGGCATGCCGCAGCGCATGCCGCACGAGCACCGCGCGCTCGCCCAGCCCCCGCGCCCGGGCGGTGACCGTGAACGGCTCGTCCAGCGCCCGGTCCAGCCCGTCGCGCAGCACCTGGGTGAGCACCCCCGCGATCGGCAGCGCCAGCGTCACCGCGGGCAGCACCAGCGCGGCGAACCCGTCGCCGCCGGACACCGGGAACAGCCCGAGCCGGAACGAGAACACGCTCAGCAGCACGATGCCGATCAGGAACGGCGGCGTGGAGACCAGCACCAGCTCGGCCGGCGAGCTGACCCGCCGCGCCCAGGTCCGCCGGGTGGTCAGCGCCAGCACCAGCGCCAGGGCCACCCCGAGCCCGGCCGCGCTCAGCGCCAGCGTCACCGTCGGCAGCAGCTGCTCGCCGACCACGGCCCGGACCGGGCGGTGCAGCACGTACGAACGACCGAGATCACCGTGCAGCGCCCGCCACAGGTAGTCGAGATACTGCACCACCGCCGGCCGGTCGAGCCGCCACTCCTGCACGATCTGGGCCCGGATCAGCGGCGTGTCGGCACTCTCCCCGACGATGGTGTCCACGGTGCTGCCCGGCGCGGCGAGCAACGCCAGATAGGCGGCGGTGGCGGCGGCCCACAGCACGACCACCCCGGTGCCGGCCCGGCGCAGCACCGCCCTCACCGGGCGAGCCAGACGGAATAGGCGCTGCCCGGCACGCCCGCGGCAGGTTCGAACCGCAGGCCGCCGACGCTCCTGCTCGCCGCGATCTGATCGGCCGGGGCGTACAGCGGCAACACCAGCGCGTCGTCGGCGACGACCTTCCGCTGCACCGCCGTGTACGCCGCCCGCCGCGCACTCGTGTCCGAGGTGGACACCGCGTCACTCAACAGCTTGTCCAGCCCGGCATCGTGCACGCCGGTGCGGTTGAGCGCGCCCTGCGAGGGCAGCAACAGGTTCAGCGCCGCCCCGGCGTCGGTGTCGGCCCGTGAGTTGTCGAACAGCTCGTACGCGCCGTCGTTGAGAGCCTGGGTCTGCGTACCCTGGTCGACGACGGCCACGTGCAGGTCGATGCCCGCGCTCTGCTTGACCGCGGCCTGGACCGTCTGGGCCAGCACGTCGCGGCGGTCCCGGACGAACGGCGCGGACTGCACCATCCGTACGGTGAGCCGCTTGCCGTTCTTGACCCGGAACCCCTGGGCGTCGCGGGCACTCCAACCGGCCGCGTCCAGCAACTGGTTCGCCTTCGCGGGGTCGTTGCCGTAGCTCCCCTCCAGAGCCTTGGCATAGAACGGGCTGGTCGGGCTGATCACGCTCCACGCCCGGGTGGCGGTCCCGCGATAGACGGCCTTGAGAACGGTGTCGACGTCCATCGAGTCCCGGAAGGCCTGCCGCACCCGCGCATCGTCGAACGGCGCGTGCGAGACGTTGAAGAAGTACGAGTACGCCGTACCGGAATTGAGGCCCTGGGCGAATGTCAGCCGCGCGTCGCCGGTGACGAGCGGCTGATCGGTGGCCGGCACCCCCTCGATGACCTGCACCTGCCCGGAGGTGAGCGCCCCGACCCGCACCGACGGTTCCTTGAGGAAGCGGTAGGTGACCTCGTCCAGGTACGCCTTGTGCGGCCCCCAGTAGCCGGGGTTGCGCCGGAAATGCACCTGCTGCCCCGCGGTGTAGCGGTCGAGCACGAACGGGCCGGTGCCGGCCAGCCCGGGGCCGCCCGCCTTGAGATCCTCGGCCTCCTTGAGCGACTTCGGCGAGACCACTGCCCCCTGCGGCGATGCGATGAAGTCCAGGATCAGCACGTCCGGGCGGCTCAGCCGATAGACGACGGTGTGCGGGTCGGGCGTCTCGACACCCTTGAGGTTCCGCAACTGGATCGCCGCGACGGTGGGCGCGTACCCCGGCACCAGCAGCTGCTCCACATTGGCCCGCACCGCCGCCGAGTCGAGAACCGTCCCGTCGCTGAAACTCACCCCCGACCGCAACGTGAAGGTGTACGACAACCCGTCCCGCGCCGCCGTGTACCCGGTGGCCAGCCAGGG includes:
- a CDS encoding helix-turn-helix domain-containing protein is translated as MKQDGDLDALIRTRIRAMRVARGWSLDELAARCYLSPSTLSRLETGHRRIALDQLTPIARALGTTLDQLVEPADDGDVVIRPHRDDGRGITTWLLSREAGPAGVTVAKMRITRPAPSRQAIAQRVHPGRDWFMVLSGTIELLLGERTIIVRTGEAAEFSTMVPHAFGALDGPAEVLTILDQEGQRTHLTKGEGSAEPLAGE
- a CDS encoding ABC transporter permease, with amino-acid sequence MRAVLRRAGTGVVVLWAAATAAYLALLAAPGSTVDTIVGESADTPLIRAQIVQEWRLDRPAVVQYLDYLWRALHGDLGRSYVLHRPVRAVVGEQLLPTVTLALSAAGLGVALALVLALTTRRTWARRVSSPAELVLVSTPPFLIGIVLLSVFSFRLGLFPVSGGDGFAALVLPAVTLALPIAGVLTQVLRDGLDRALDEPFTVTARARGLGERAVLVRHALRHALLPAVTLVGWLAGVLLGGAVIIEQVFGRPGLGQVTLRAVTGKDMPVVLAVVVLSALAYVLLNTAADLAYLLIDPRLRRS
- a CDS encoding ABC transporter substrate-binding protein, whose protein sequence is MLRRWWSSVVVGALLLGGCSAGGGGADAAAGQPVSGGSLTWGVETEPITFNPHQYQQAKARLLVWNTFEGLLTHDDRGGLVPWLATGYTAARDGLSYTFTLRSGVSFSDGTVLDSAAVRANVEQLLVPGYAPTVAAIQLRNLKGVETPDPHTVVYRLSRPDVLILDFIASPQGAVVSPKSLKEAEDLKAGGPGLAGTGPFVLDRYTAGQQVHFRRNPGYWGPHKAYLDEVTYRFLKEPSVRVGALTSGQVQVIEGVPATDQPLVTGDARLTFAQGLNSGTAYSYFFNVSHAPFDDARVRQAFRDSMDVDTVLKAVYRGTATRAWSVISPTSPFYAKALEGSYGNDPAKANQLLDAAGWSARDAQGFRVKNGKRLTVRMVQSAPFVRDRRDVLAQTVQAAVKQSAGIDLHVAVVDQGTQTQALNDGAYELFDNSRADTDAGAALNLLLPSQGALNRTGVHDAGLDKLLSDAVSTSDTSARRAAYTAVQRKVVADDALVLPLYAPADQIAASRSVGGLRFEPAAGVPGSAYSVWLAR
- a CDS encoding ABC transporter ATP-binding protein produces the protein MSDILVSVENLRVGFGTTRVLRGISFEIRAGECVAIVGESGSGKSVTARTLVGLAGPGAVVQATRLELNGRDVRRCTGRDWRRLRGGFAGLVLQDALVSLDPLRTVGAEIAESLRVHRRRDTPERLLAEVHVPEPERRARQYPHQLSGGLRQRALIASAIAARPPLLIADEPTTALDVTVQAQILDLLAERRAAAETLLLISHDLAVVARLADRVLVLRDGLIVEEGATRAVLARAPRRPARRPAPVPGPGVVLRADGLRKTYGKHTVVDDVGFTIGRGEILGVVGESGSGKTTVAQLLFGLDAPDAGTVMFEDRPWSGVPEARRRPVRRHLQLIPQDPLSSFDPRWTVRRIVAEALPRGADPLPLLERVGLDARFLSRFPRQLSGGQRQRVAIARALAPRPSLIICDEPVSALDAAVQVQVLDLLADIRATDGTALLVITHDLGVLRYLADRLLVMRAGRVVEAGPVEAVFAGPAHEYTRALLAAVPTVEVSS
- a CDS encoding ABC transporter permease → MLFLVVVALAAAWPALLGTDPLHADPLSVLQPPSWAHWFGTDQLGRDVFGRVVYGARHSLAIAAAATAVAVTAGMLLGMLAGLSHRYAGEVLARGFDALSAFPLLLLALLFIAIAGPGSVSLVVAIGIATLPHYARVVRAQTLVVRRAGYVTQAVAFGDSRLRLVLRHVLPNVLGPVPVLAMIGLGEAVLTAAGLSFLGLGAQPPSPEWGAMLADGRGYLRVAWWASVLPGLVVTLTVISLTVIGRHLQHRFEGREAAR